Proteins encoded together in one Styela clava chromosome 12, kaStyClav1.hap1.2, whole genome shotgun sequence window:
- the LOC120329940 gene encoding uncharacterized protein LOC120329940 → MFSYHKKKTANFMEAKDSCKSLGMTLARVKDADTWNKLTEYKDAETEYGYWWLGAEKEEASNEYFWSDGSAYRQFDPDLKISQNGLGKRCLALYTHTPLNKVKLFSLPCDRHLYYICERQTESFTAIFSKLNQSTATSGGYTVTSGDTWMSHYENSYTSETVATSVQEDTAGNEILSRAHYGDADMDLGHIIWMFVSLILGLLLVISIIYIAKLCADLKRMKKRYSRQQAAHGSPKRDCDQEEMNMSSIKNNDA, encoded by the exons ATGTTTTCCTATCACAAAAagaaaactgcaaattttatggAAGCGAAAGACAGTTGCAAAAGTTTAGGAATGACGTTAGCCCGCGTCAAGGACGCGGATACTTGGAATAAATTGACTGAATACAAAGATGCAGAAACTGAGTACGGTTACTGGTGGCTTGGTGCAGAAAAAGAAGAGGCATCAAACGAATATTTTTGGTCCGATGGTTCAGCATACCGGCAGTTTGATCCCGATTTAAAAATATCGCAGAACGGACTGG GTAAGAGATGTTTAGCACTCTATACTCATACACCACTAAATAAAGTAAAACTTTTCTCCCTACCATGCGATCGTCATCTGTACTACATATGTGAACGTCAAACGGAGAGCTTCACAGCAATTTTCTCTAAACTAAACCAATCTACAGCCACAAGTGGAGGTTACACTGTCACAAGCGGag ATACTTGGATGTCTCATTATGAAAACTCGTATACGTCTGAAACTGTTGCCACTTCTGTCCAAGAGGACACAGCCGGAAATGAAATCCTCAGCCGAGCTCATTACGGCGATGCAGATATGGACCTAGGACACATTATTTGGATGTTTGTCAGCCTAATTCTCGGATTGCTACTTGTGATATCTATAATTTACATTGCCAAGCTATGTGCAGACTtgaaaagaatgaaaaaaagataTTCAAGACAGCAAGCCGCTCATGGTAGCCCAAAAAGAGACTGTGACCAAGAAGAAATGAATATGTCATCCATTAAGAATAATGACGCGTAA
- the LOC120330259 gene encoding uncharacterized protein LOC120330259: MSCHISKHGRCFILAYVLVCFHYPKIQAMRPDRLQIKEVRDSVKKYIHFVGDLADDKPHTAYDFRVMINQDKAECFMQEVENSTELIFNFQALSPSTFTSDGKISAFLYILEDGTIINNTNSVRRGHFEMFADKQATYGICFVNMESNSLILTQISLDIYRFGYVRAFRKTVNDESTLSMADKIYRIIRRLGRIRTDTVEVRSSIRYDFLTTTSNLNMINNFSALSVLLILTICAFQIRAVKRMFADKSTMV; the protein is encoded by the exons ATGAGCTGTCACATAAGTAAACACGGCCGCTGTTTTATTCTAGCCTATGTACTCGTTTGCTTCCATTATCCGAAGATTCAAGCAATGCGGCCTGATAGACTGCAGATCAAAG AAGTGAGAGATTCGGTTaagaaatatattcattttgtcGGGGATTTGGCAGATGATAAGCCACACACTGCGTACGATTTCAGAGTAATGATCAACCAAGATAAAGCAGAGTGCTTCATGCAAGAAGTTGAAAACTCGACAGagttaatttttaatttccag GCTTTATCGCCATCGACATTTACTTCAGATGGGAAAATATCAGCTTTTCTGTATATTTTAGAGGATGGAACAATAATCAACAACACGAACAGCGTGAGAAGGGGTCATTTCGAGATGTTTGCAGACAAACAGG CAACATACGGGATCTGTTTTGTCAACATGGAATCAAACAGTCTCATACTTACACAAATATCCTTGGATATATATCGATTTGGATATGTGAGAGCATTCCGCAAAACTGTGAATGATGAAAGTACTCTGAGTATGGCT gatAAAATATACCGCATAATCAGAAGGCTTGGACGAATAAGAACTGATACCGTGGAAGTGAGATCATCGATTCGTTACGATTTTTTAACAACAACATCCAATCTTAATATGATCAACAATTTTTCTGCTTTGTCGGTCTTACTCATACTGACGATTTGTGCATTTCag ATTCGTGCCGTGAAAAGGATGTTTGCGGATAAATCAACGATGGTCTGA
- the LOC120329652 gene encoding large ribosomal subunit protein uL10-like, which translates to MPREDRATWKSNYFLKMIQLLDEFPKCFVVGADNVSSKQMQLIRSSIRSQATVLMGKNTMMRKAIRGHLQNNPDLEKLLPHIKGNVGLVFTDGELVDVRDLLLANKVEAPARAGAISPIDVIIPAQNTGLGPEKTSFFQALSIQTKISRGTIEIINNVHILKPGDKVGASEASLLNMLKISPFTYGLEVQQVYDAGTCFSPAVLDITPEDIRKRFMEGVCNVAAVSLQIGYPTVASAPHSIINGFKNLLAIAAETEITFPQAEQMKAYLADPSAFVVAAAPVTEEKKEEAPAAAEEESESDEDMGFDLFG; encoded by the exons ATGCCCAGGGAAGACAGAGCAACATGGAAGTCGAACTACTTCTTAAAAATGATT CAACTTTTGGATGAATTTCCCAAATGTTTCGTTGTGGGGGCGGACAATGTCAGCTCCAAACAAATGCAACTGATCAGATCGTCGATTCGAAGCCAAGCTACTGTATTGATGGGGAAAAATACAATGATGCGAAAAGCTATCAGAGGTCATCTACAAAACAACCCAGATTTGGAAAA GCTTCTTCCACACATCAAAGGTAATGTTGGACTCGTTTTCACTGATGGTGAGCTTGTTGATGTGAGAGATCTGTTATTGGCAAATAAG GTTGAAGCACCTGCTCGTGCAGGTGCTATTTCTCCAATTGATGTCATCATCCCTGCTCAAAACACTGGACTTGGTCCCGAGAAGACATCCTTTTTCCAGGCTCTGTCAATCCAGACCAAAATTTCCAGAGGAACCATTGAAATCATC AACAATGTCCATATTCTGAAGCCTGGTGATAAGGTAGGAGCTTCAGAAGCATCACTTCTGAACATGCTGAAAATCTCTCCCTTCACCTACGGTCTTGAAGTGCAACAAG TGTACGATGCTGGTACCTGCTTCAGTCCTGCAGTCTTGGACATCACCCCTGAGGACATTCGTAAACGTTTCATGGAGGGAGTTTGTAACGTTGCCGCAGTGTCTCTGCAGATAGGCTACCCCACTGTTGCCTCTGCACCACACTCTATTATCAATGGTTTCAAGAACCTTCTGGCTATTGCTGCTGAAACTGAGATCACTTTCCCACAAGCAGAGCAG ATGAAAGCATACCTCGCTGATCCATCTGCTTTCGTGGTAGCTGCGGCTCCAGTCACAGAAGAAAAGAAGGAAGAAGCACCAGCTGCGGCGGAGGAAGAATCTGAATCTGATGAAGACATGGGATTTGATCTGTTTGGCTAA
- the LOC120329619 gene encoding putative serine protease K12H4.7, translated as MKTKIIFVFLSIVFKLTSVSLSQADDSSNRYHAEYLKSKEIEANAENWIQQRLNHFDALDRRRWLQKYKKSDAFYKHGGPVVLYVGGESRIGKLWLNSSQLIMKTVREYGAMLFYLEHRYYGESKPTNDTSVRNLRFLSSQQALEDLGYFIQNMTEKHDGHLKKWILFGGSYPGALAVWARLKFPHLVYGVVAASPPLEAKLFFNEYLESVNDTLYKYGGSTCHSALGEANRQVASLMETGEGKEKLRKIFNLCNASDLNGNSMGLFYSIMNNQIENVVQYSRGNIIVEKPMYITLNKMCDILTNKSIGTEIYRLQKVIDIRNNSTECITTTFTEYTAYDRNTSWGEQSSSRVWLYQACSEFGWFQTVSRQPFQHVQESFPTTLCLRLFGPELEEEDVLNGPAQTNLNYGGKKVADVVTHTVIFNGGVDPWHKVSYSKSNVRIDTEKLLSYDEEKKIISPFSNPDESNQLRKDEYFYNPFGFSSIFVAESSHAEVLSSDMQRDSIELRNSRTAILRLVSLWLGK; from the coding sequence ATGAAgacgaaaataatttttgtttttctgtcTATTGTATTTAAATTAACCAGTGTCAGCTTGAGTCAAGCTGATGACAGCTCAAATAGATATCACGCGGAGTACCTCAAATCAAAAGAAATCGAGGCGAATGCTGAAAACTGGATACAGCAGAGGTTAAATCATTTTGATGCACTCGACAGAAGAAGATGGCTGCAAAAGTACAAAAAATCTGATGCTTTTTATAAACATGGCGGGCCTGTCGTCTTATATGTTGGTGGTGAGTCGCGAATTGGTAAATTATGGCTAAACAGTTCGCAGTTAATCATGAAAACGGTAAGAGAGTACGGAGCTATGTTGTTTTACCTCGAGCATCGCTATTACGGCGAGAGCAAGCCAACAAACGACACAAGCGTACGAAACCTACGATTTCTTTCAAGCCAGCAAGCGTTAGAAGATCTTgggtattttattcaaaatatgacaGAAAAACATGACGGCCATTTAAAGAAATGGATATTGTTTGGTGGGTCATATCCTGGTGCTTTAGCAGTATGGGCCCGTTTAAAATTTCCACATCTTGTCTATGGAGTAGTGGCAGCAAGTCCACCCTTGGAAGCGAAGTTGTTTTTTAACGAATATTTGGAGTCTGTGAACGACACTTTATACAAATATGGAGGGTCGACTTGCCATTCAGCATTAGGGGAAGCTAATCGTCAGGTCGCAAGTTTAATGGAAACAGGAGAAGGAAAAGAAAAATTgcgaaaaatattcaatttgtgcAACGCATCTGATTTGAACGGCAATTCAATGGGACTCTTTTACAGTATAATGAACAATCAAATAGAAAACGTTGTACAATATAGTAGAGGAAATATTATCGTAGAGAAACCAATGTACATAACCTTAAACAAAATGTGTGATATTTTGACGAACAAATCTATAGGAACAGAAATTTATCGATTACAGAAAGTTATTGACATACGTAATAATTCTACGGAATGCATTACAACTACCTTTACTGAATACACGGCCTACGATCGTAATACAAGTTGGGGAGAACAGTCATCGAGTCGTGTATGGCTTTATCAAGCCTGTTCCGAATTTGGTTGGTTCCAAACCGTATCACGGCAACCTTTCCAGCATGTTCAAGAATCATTTCCTACGACACTTTGCCTGAGGCTTTTTGGTCCAGAGTTGGAAGAGGAAGATGTCTTAAATGGGCCGGCACAAACCAACCTAAATTACGGAGGAAAAAAGGTTGCAGATGTCGTAACACATACCGTTATATTCAATGGCGGCGTAGACCCTTGGCATAAAGTTTCGTATTCGAAATCAAACGTGCGGATTGACacagaaaaattattatcatacgacgaagaaaagaaaattatatccCCCTTCTCTAATCCTGATGAATCTAATCAACTACGAAAAGATGAGTATTTTTATAATCCTTTTGGGTTTAGCAGTATATTCGTCGCTGAGAGCTCACATGCAGAAGTTCTATCAAGTGATATGCAACGTGATTCGATCGAGCTTAGGAATTCTAGAACCGCAATTTTGAGACTAGTAAGTCTTTGGCTGGGAAAATGA